Proteins encoded within one genomic window of Rossellomorea vietnamensis:
- a CDS encoding ABC transporter permease subunit, with the protein MKYLKFPIRFIFYYILGLIGILAVSIAPEVFKERGLYNVVGYLEEFIKFIFVFMDGANWSYSYKGITVDFLDMLWGPYLYSLQIIGGALGIGLGIAFILTVFTVFLPRPITSALKKVLNLLETVPDLMFAFMLQLMIVYVFKYFGVELMNFTEFGEEKIFLAPMITLSIIPMISFFRILIFIMEEELLKPHIEFAQSKGMSKGRILFSHVLKNISPSLFYHGKLIIWGMLSSLFIIETIFNMRGITYYIIQDFRPMVIAISLIMIYTPFFIVYQGVYLWINHESSEDHTKYKRDKTKWTEWKIWGFLSTLRRLWWQHMHNGKFATGFMVLFGLIAASFLYSTLKEEPIKQIQFMKNDEGRIISAPPHKPFGDMILGSDFFGYSILDQLIVGAKYTLLFALIVASLRVIGGFYLGIAYHFHLKESRKNWLDRMVDSIHFLPLSLIAYLLLRPVLWGLPVLGWDHSIFERLVFEAVVLTILVLPLTTVLIGNELKLIGKQDFVLSAKLLGGSNKHLLWTHLFPHLAPRLFIIWGQQFIQTLLILVHLGLFHLFLGGTIITGGLVPDPPKSGTFEWSGLISSTKNSLMTGKYWIVIAPLVAFMIAIIAMQLIVQGVKEIQQTKVGVLVNDKPIKVKRKAVKKKTNRPAVEDFQFVRRETFKG; encoded by the coding sequence ATGAAATATCTCAAGTTTCCGATCAGGTTCATTTTTTATTATATTCTCGGTCTAATTGGGATCCTGGCCGTGAGTATTGCTCCGGAAGTGTTCAAGGAAAGAGGGCTATATAATGTTGTTGGCTACTTGGAGGAGTTCATCAAGTTCATCTTTGTTTTCATGGATGGGGCCAATTGGAGTTACTCATATAAAGGAATTACCGTCGATTTCCTCGATATGCTTTGGGGACCATACTTGTATTCACTGCAAATTATCGGAGGTGCCTTGGGTATAGGGCTTGGTATTGCCTTTATTCTTACCGTCTTCACCGTTTTTTTACCCCGACCGATCACCTCGGCCCTTAAGAAGGTATTGAATCTCCTGGAGACGGTGCCTGATTTAATGTTCGCGTTCATGCTCCAACTGATGATTGTCTATGTATTTAAATATTTCGGTGTGGAACTGATGAATTTTACTGAGTTCGGGGAGGAGAAGATCTTTCTTGCCCCGATGATCACGCTGTCGATCATACCGATGATCTCTTTCTTCCGGATCCTCATTTTCATTATGGAAGAAGAGTTATTGAAGCCTCACATCGAATTTGCCCAAAGTAAAGGGATGTCGAAAGGGCGGATCCTCTTTTCACATGTTTTGAAAAATATCTCACCAAGTCTTTTCTATCATGGAAAGCTGATCATTTGGGGGATGCTTTCGAGTTTATTCATCATTGAAACCATTTTTAACATGAGAGGAATCACCTATTATATCATACAGGATTTCAGGCCGATGGTGATTGCGATCTCATTGATTATGATCTACACACCTTTTTTCATCGTGTACCAGGGTGTCTATCTGTGGATCAATCACGAAAGCAGTGAAGATCACACGAAATATAAGCGGGATAAAACAAAATGGACGGAATGGAAGATATGGGGCTTTCTTTCAACCCTTCGCAGGCTGTGGTGGCAGCATATGCATAATGGCAAGTTCGCCACCGGATTCATGGTGTTATTTGGTTTGATTGCCGCCAGCTTTCTCTATTCGACATTGAAAGAAGAGCCCATCAAACAAATTCAATTTATGAAGAATGACGAGGGGCGGATCATCAGTGCCCCTCCCCATAAACCATTTGGGGACATGATTCTGGGATCCGATTTCTTCGGTTACAGTATTCTCGATCAACTTATTGTAGGGGCCAAGTATACCCTGTTGTTTGCTTTGATTGTTGCTTCCCTGCGGGTGATCGGGGGCTTCTATCTTGGTATTGCCTATCATTTTCACTTAAAAGAAAGCAGGAAGAACTGGCTCGACCGGATGGTGGATTCGATTCACTTTCTTCCTTTAAGTCTTATCGCTTATCTCTTATTAAGACCGGTCCTTTGGGGGCTGCCTGTGTTGGGGTGGGATCACTCGATCTTTGAAAGATTGGTGTTCGAAGCCGTTGTCTTAACGATCCTAGTCCTGCCGTTGACCACTGTGTTAATCGGGAATGAACTTAAATTAATAGGGAAGCAGGATTTTGTCCTGTCTGCGAAGCTCCTTGGAGGTAGCAACAAGCACCTGCTTTGGACGCATCTCTTCCCTCACCTGGCTCCGAGGTTGTTTATTATATGGGGACAGCAATTCATCCAGACGCTTCTTATCCTCGTCCATCTCGGGTTATTTCATCTTTTCCTGGGAGGGACGATCATTACCGGCGGTCTGGTCCCGGATCCACCGAAGTCAGGAACATTTGAATGGTCGGGGCTGATCAGTTCCACGAAAAATTCCCTTATGACAGGCAAGTACTGGATTGTCATTGCTCCCCTCGTTGCCTTCATGATCGCAATCATCGCCATGCAGCTGATTGTACAGGGAGTGAAGGAAATCCAGCAAACGAAAGTCGGGGTGCTGGTGAACGACAAACCAATCAAGGTGAAACGTAAAGCAGTTAAAAAGAAAACGAATCGTCCCGCGGTGGAAGACTTCCAATTTGTCCGCCGGGAAACCTTTAAAGGATAA
- a CDS encoding EAL domain-containing protein → MNIFTIFQDDFIYHDFQPLYDMGEHRTLYAYEGLLRNKYNENPESVFQSAMKANILYKLDTLSISKALESFSENGIGDCKLFLNIYITTILHPSFHTYFSDLMDRHSDMKGRLVLEINESSAEELWQNPLLKESLKELKQYGVWYAIDDFGQGTSSIKKSIEYEPEIIKLDRYFAMNLAQDEKKQRFLSFFSQFYGNDTLIVLEGIETKQDMQVAREIGITIGQGFYLGKPSRLLA, encoded by the coding sequence ATGAACATCTTTACTATTTTCCAAGACGACTTTATCTACCATGATTTTCAGCCATTATATGATATGGGTGAACATCGAACCCTCTATGCTTATGAGGGTCTATTGCGAAATAAGTATAATGAAAATCCCGAAAGTGTATTTCAATCGGCTATGAAGGCGAATATCTTGTACAAACTGGATACGCTGTCCATCTCAAAAGCCCTTGAAAGTTTTTCGGAAAACGGGATCGGGGACTGTAAACTGTTTCTCAATATTTATATCACCACGATCTTGCACCCGAGCTTTCACACTTATTTTTCCGATCTTATGGACCGCCATTCTGACATGAAGGGACGTCTTGTGCTTGAAATTAATGAGTCCAGTGCGGAAGAGCTTTGGCAGAATCCGTTGTTGAAAGAGTCTTTGAAGGAACTGAAGCAATATGGTGTGTGGTATGCGATTGATGATTTCGGGCAGGGGACGTCTTCCATCAAGAAATCCATTGAATATGAACCGGAAATCATCAAGCTTGACCGTTATTTTGCCATGAACCTGGCACAGGATGAAAAGAAACAGCGATTCCTCTCTTTTTTTAGCCAATTCTACGGAAATGATACGTTGATTGTCTTAGAGGGGATCGAAACAAAACAGGATATGCAGGTGGCAAGGGAAATCGGGATAACCATCGGACAGGGCTTTTATTTGGGAAAGCCGAGCCGGTTGCTGGCGTAG
- a CDS encoding DNA-3-methyladenine glycosylase, with product MEGTPMPPTFYEQPTLELAKALLGCVLVKETEEGIASGYIVETEAYMGPIDRAAHSYGNRRTKRTEVMFHEAGRIYTYVMHTHCLVNVVSGEREKPEAILIRAVEPLHGQELMEARRPGHVKKNWTNGPGKLTKALGITMEDYGGSYLQPPLMITEGYQPENISAGKRIGIDNTGEARDYPWRFWVSGNPYVSR from the coding sequence ATGGAAGGAACACCTATGCCCCCAACCTTTTACGAGCAGCCGACCCTGGAGCTTGCGAAAGCACTGTTGGGGTGTGTATTAGTGAAAGAAACGGAGGAAGGAATCGCTTCAGGTTATATTGTGGAAACAGAAGCATATATGGGGCCGATCGACAGGGCCGCACACAGTTATGGAAACAGGCGCACAAAGCGGACGGAAGTGATGTTCCATGAAGCTGGCCGCATATATACATACGTTATGCATACTCACTGCCTCGTCAACGTAGTGAGCGGAGAAAGGGAGAAGCCTGAAGCGATCCTCATCAGAGCGGTAGAGCCTCTCCATGGACAGGAGCTCATGGAAGCGAGGCGCCCCGGTCATGTGAAGAAGAATTGGACCAATGGGCCGGGAAAGTTGACGAAGGCTTTAGGCATTACCATGGAGGATTATGGGGGGAGTTACTTACAACCGCCGCTCATGATTACAGAGGGGTATCAACCTGAAAACATTTCCGCGGGGAAACGTATTGGGATTGATAACACGGGGGAAGCCAGGGATTATCCATGGCGGTTCTGGGTTAGTGGCAATCCATATGTTTCAAGATAG
- a CDS encoding DUF4097 domain-containing protein, producing MKNAFAVMIALLALGTLYVILNDNTSLFAKESQSGDRIEVTNNIKHIDLDLENSDTEVIPTDKNEVQVDIEGKGTMTLKGNGDTIDVVVKHKWYEWIGFNRKSNVTVYIPKEYRNSMEIDIGSGNFVMAGESDSAKWKLDELSIDMGSGNMELENIETNVFEHDGSSGDLVVSGLTTKNGKVEISSGDVELSNFEGPLEGDLSSGELTVTMNALKGDLNFDVSSGGVNLDLPENASFKLNGNASSGDIFCNLPLKNQKIEDGDISGVAGSGKYTIDVSVSSGNVDIY from the coding sequence ATGAAAAACGCATTTGCCGTCATGATTGCACTGCTTGCATTGGGGACGCTCTATGTCATCCTAAATGACAATACATCATTGTTTGCAAAAGAAAGTCAGTCAGGGGATCGGATTGAAGTGACGAATAATATCAAACATATCGATCTTGACCTGGAAAATAGCGACACAGAAGTCATACCGACTGACAAGAATGAAGTACAGGTCGATATAGAGGGAAAAGGGACGATGACATTAAAAGGGAATGGAGATACGATTGACGTTGTGGTCAAGCATAAATGGTATGAATGGATCGGATTCAATCGCAAATCAAACGTAACGGTTTATATTCCGAAAGAATATAGGAACAGCATGGAAATTGATATCGGCTCCGGCAATTTTGTGATGGCGGGAGAATCTGATTCAGCGAAATGGAAGCTTGATGAATTGTCCATTGACATGGGATCAGGGAATATGGAACTTGAAAACATCGAGACAAATGTGTTCGAACATGATGGATCTTCAGGGGATCTGGTCGTAAGCGGACTCACCACAAAGAATGGAAAAGTGGAAATCAGTTCGGGGGATGTAGAGTTATCGAACTTTGAAGGTCCCCTTGAAGGTGACTTATCCTCAGGGGAATTGACGGTCACCATGAATGCTTTAAAGGGAGACCTGAATTTTGACGTCAGCTCAGGTGGAGTGAATCTTGATTTACCGGAGAACGCGAGCTTTAAATTGAACGGCAATGCAAGCAGCGGGGATATTTTCTGCAATCTTCCTTTAAAGAATCAGAAGATAGAAGATGGGGATATTTCCGGGGTCGCTGGCTCTGGGAAATATACTATTGATGTTTCAGTGTCCAGTGGAAATGTGGATATCTATTAA
- a CDS encoding YqcI/YcgG family protein, translated as MTNPEIVPQWVLEEYKNFHDVVTDRTFPCYFGMTGEKKGELRYSYISHDNWEHLPQTIQEFIDLFDVPEGERLIRHGFFLFVEPEREERSVPHYRDYFWRILQFLHGEDKEDWPEDYPEDPDHHLWAFSFAGEPFFVFGNAPAYKQRKTRDLGNSLVLGFQPRRIFEGLEGTSKGGIMSREKVRERVEKWDGLPKHPNISHYGDPEHREWKQYFIGDDVEPIEGKCPFHHK; from the coding sequence ATGACAAACCCTGAGATTGTCCCTCAATGGGTTTTAGAAGAATATAAGAACTTTCATGACGTTGTAACGGATCGTACTTTCCCTTGTTACTTCGGTATGACCGGAGAGAAGAAGGGTGAGCTTCGGTATTCCTATATCAGTCATGACAATTGGGAGCATCTCCCCCAAACGATTCAGGAGTTCATCGACTTGTTTGATGTACCCGAAGGAGAGCGCCTGATCCGTCACGGTTTCTTTTTATTTGTGGAGCCTGAAAGGGAGGAGAGGTCCGTCCCTCATTACAGGGATTATTTCTGGAGAATCCTGCAGTTTCTCCATGGTGAGGATAAGGAGGATTGGCCAGAGGATTATCCAGAGGATCCGGATCATCATTTATGGGCATTTTCCTTTGCAGGGGAACCTTTCTTCGTGTTTGGGAATGCCCCTGCCTACAAGCAGCGAAAGACGAGGGATCTTGGGAATAGCTTAGTGCTTGGATTTCAGCCTAGAAGGATTTTTGAAGGATTGGAGGGTACGTCCAAGGGAGGGATCATGTCCAGGGAAAAAGTAAGGGAGCGGGTCGAAAAATGGGACGGCTTACCGAAGCATCCTAATATCAGTCATTACGGGGACCCTGAACACCGTGAGTGGAAGCAGTATTTTATTGGGGACGATGTGGAACCGATTGAAGGGAAATGTCCATTCCATCATAAATAA
- a CDS encoding FUSC family protein, producing the protein MKHLHRQHIWLGRILASDPGRKRFQQAGKATISLISAVFTMLFLLKQFDHPSITPAIVSGMVGMLGIFVVMDDTTGKKKITTLLVGVSVAAGITLGSAFAHYSLVVNALLVGVIFSAFYFSRFAIRYFSMGMAGFMSIYISSILQLDVAHLEWFYLGIVIGLVFAFLYNFIIFKDSVHMLRRSMRSFHIQSNLTFTILMKMIEDPNTSGKRRKQLDQNVRRLNEYARSVAGDINENDLKKLWPGIEASQLRLYVFDTEMLIQTLTDSLKKLKDLEALEVMELRRLLVWVIRSLRDAEVLAQDYDPRSLEEAEKAIQALRLLLSEVLNQEEKPEGWVYLLRRIESIANHVLEAAITIQESLKVSEYKESTVESDTEPEEEDKEDESEEDKSLKPSTRKAIQALVAGTLAIIVGVLIAPAQPYWVLLTTFIVQIGTETVGRTYMKAFQRSIGTVIGAIIGFGAANLVSGNSQLEVVLLFAVLFLAFYLFPVSYTLMSLFITMLIAFMYDLLLGGISIQLMGARVIDTIAGAIIALIVSAFVFPKRTKDKVADSFDDFFGDLEGYVSSYINTFMVPEDKALTDQAFDLDQKLQAIKDEAQSLLQRPGSLTRSGVGRWITVVTAINYYAKHLLASSHRKVPATVSEELSSAFSETEEKISQNIETLRQLLKEQGSAPVMWDLSPERERIETQAPSWRKSQVDFIHHFYYVWRINQSIVALGVELGAEVKKG; encoded by the coding sequence ATGAAACATTTACATAGACAACATATATGGCTGGGGAGGATCCTTGCTTCCGATCCCGGCAGAAAAAGATTTCAGCAGGCGGGTAAAGCTACGATCAGCTTGATATCGGCTGTGTTTACGATGCTTTTCTTATTGAAGCAGTTCGACCATCCTTCCATCACCCCGGCCATTGTGTCGGGTATGGTGGGGATGCTCGGGATTTTTGTCGTCATGGATGATACGACGGGGAAAAAGAAGATCACGACCTTGCTGGTTGGTGTTTCAGTTGCCGCCGGGATCACACTGGGTTCGGCCTTTGCCCATTACAGTCTCGTGGTGAACGCTTTATTGGTAGGGGTCATTTTTAGCGCTTTTTACTTTTCACGTTTTGCCATCCGCTATTTTTCCATGGGAATGGCAGGGTTTATGTCGATCTATATATCGTCGATTTTACAGCTGGATGTGGCCCATCTTGAATGGTTTTACCTCGGGATCGTCATTGGGCTCGTGTTCGCGTTTCTTTATAACTTCATCATTTTTAAGGATTCTGTCCACATGTTAAGAAGGAGTATGCGTTCGTTTCATATTCAATCCAACTTGACGTTTACCATTTTAATGAAGATGATAGAGGATCCGAATACGAGCGGTAAGCGGAGAAAGCAATTGGACCAGAATGTGAGAAGGCTGAATGAGTATGCGAGAAGCGTAGCGGGTGACATTAATGAAAATGATTTAAAGAAGCTGTGGCCCGGTATCGAAGCGTCGCAACTTCGGTTATATGTCTTTGACACTGAAATGCTCATACAGACTCTCACAGATTCATTGAAAAAGCTGAAGGATCTGGAAGCTTTGGAGGTCATGGAACTCAGGCGCCTGCTCGTATGGGTTATCCGTTCTCTCCGTGACGCCGAGGTACTGGCCCAGGATTATGATCCCCGCTCCCTTGAAGAGGCAGAAAAAGCCATCCAGGCCTTACGTCTCTTATTGTCAGAGGTTCTGAATCAAGAAGAGAAACCTGAAGGCTGGGTGTATCTCCTGAGACGGATCGAGTCCATTGCGAATCATGTCCTGGAAGCGGCCATTACGATTCAGGAATCACTGAAAGTGTCTGAGTACAAGGAATCGACTGTAGAGAGTGATACTGAACCGGAGGAAGAAGACAAGGAAGATGAGTCTGAAGAGGACAAGAGTTTAAAACCGTCTACTCGTAAAGCGATACAGGCCTTGGTAGCGGGAACGCTTGCGATCATCGTCGGGGTTCTGATCGCACCTGCACAGCCGTACTGGGTCTTGCTTACGACCTTTATTGTCCAAATTGGCACTGAAACGGTAGGCAGAACGTATATGAAGGCTTTCCAACGATCGATTGGAACGGTGATCGGCGCCATCATCGGATTCGGAGCCGCAAACCTTGTATCCGGAAATTCACAGCTGGAGGTTGTTCTCCTGTTTGCTGTCCTGTTCCTCGCCTTTTATCTGTTCCCGGTTTCGTATACATTGATGAGCCTATTCATTACGATGCTCATCGCCTTTATGTATGACCTCCTCCTCGGTGGAATCAGCATTCAGCTCATGGGGGCACGTGTCATCGATACGATTGCAGGAGCTATTATTGCCCTGATTGTCTCAGCGTTTGTATTTCCAAAAAGAACAAAAGACAAAGTCGCCGATAGCTTTGATGATTTCTTTGGGGATCTGGAGGGGTATGTTTCTTCCTATATTAACACCTTCATGGTCCCTGAAGACAAAGCGTTGACAGATCAGGCGTTTGATCTGGATCAGAAGCTTCAGGCGATCAAGGACGAGGCACAATCCCTTCTGCAAAGACCGGGATCTTTGACGAGGTCGGGTGTCGGGCGCTGGATCACGGTTGTGACGGCCATTAATTATTACGCAAAGCACCTGCTTGCTTCCTCCCATCGAAAGGTGCCGGCAACGGTTTCAGAGGAGCTCAGCAGTGCGTTTTCAGAAACGGAAGAAAAAATCTCTCAAAACATCGAGACGCTCCGGCAATTGTTAAAAGAACAGGGAAGTGCTCCCGTCATGTGGGATTTAAGCCCGGAGCGGGAAAGAATCGAGACTCAGGCTCCGAGCTGGCGTAAGTCCCAGGTGGACTTTATTCACCATTTCTATTATGTGTGGAGAATCAATCAATCGATCGTGGCACTTGGAGTGGAGTTAGGGGCAGAGGTAAAGAAAGGGTAA
- a CDS encoding nucleotidyltransferase family protein — translation MMIKTLIHSLYDKKASRPHKASYYHQAIDEIESHSISPQIYHLLKEKGSLEKTPLFFQVRLKQKYDEVLFKNILIKSETDKILNFLEKAKIEAIPLKGVYFAQEYFGHLAARGTSDIDILIKKETMEETVQLVKSLGFEQEEEWIPDHFHCSFSKRIPGSPVPLVVEIHWCIVKEKTSHLKMAPFWKDATSLGDHSYIKRLSDQHTFYFICLHGWRHNLDSPRYYLDIIQLIYGMNDRIDLHQLFQQARKDGTLKRMVRTLSIVYGEYPMLENMLKLPVKRQIMGRKRGLFRYWDFIDFQFLSYDTFQHSVRELCNWLFPRKKDIFTELNKKYQESSYINSIILLYKARLGKGLKATYLLVRGANQP, via the coding sequence ATGATGATTAAAACTCTCATTCATTCACTATATGATAAAAAGGCAAGCCGTCCTCACAAGGCTTCTTACTACCACCAGGCAATCGACGAAATAGAATCCCACTCCATCTCCCCCCAGATCTATCACTTGTTAAAGGAGAAGGGAAGCCTTGAAAAAACACCTTTATTCTTTCAAGTACGCCTAAAGCAAAAATACGATGAGGTACTATTCAAAAATATCCTTATCAAAAGTGAAACAGACAAAATCCTTAACTTTCTCGAAAAAGCTAAGATAGAAGCCATTCCACTCAAAGGAGTATATTTTGCCCAGGAATATTTCGGTCACCTGGCTGCCAGAGGGACATCTGATATTGATATTCTTATAAAGAAAGAAACGATGGAAGAAACGGTACAGCTAGTAAAGTCCTTGGGATTCGAACAGGAGGAAGAATGGATCCCGGACCATTTTCATTGTTCCTTTAGTAAACGAATTCCGGGTTCACCTGTGCCACTTGTAGTAGAAATTCATTGGTGTATTGTGAAGGAAAAGACCTCACACTTAAAGATGGCTCCCTTCTGGAAAGATGCTACGTCTTTAGGAGATCATTCCTACATTAAAAGATTGTCTGATCAACATACATTTTATTTCATTTGTCTGCATGGATGGAGACATAACCTGGATTCTCCGCGATATTACCTTGATATCATTCAGTTGATTTATGGCATGAACGATCGAATAGATCTTCATCAATTATTTCAACAAGCCAGAAAAGATGGGACGTTGAAGAGGATGGTTCGTACTCTTTCCATTGTATATGGTGAGTATCCAATGCTCGAGAACATGTTGAAACTGCCTGTAAAAAGACAAATAATGGGTCGTAAACGTGGACTGTTTCGCTATTGGGATTTCATCGACTTTCAATTCTTAAGCTATGACACATTTCAGCATAGTGTGAGAGAGTTATGTAATTGGTTATTTCCTAGAAAGAAGGACATTTTTACGGAATTAAATAAAAAGTATCAAGAGTCTTCCTATATAAATAGTATTATCCTCTTATATAAAGCAAGGTTGGGAAAAGGATTAAAAGCAACGTATCTGTTGGTCAGGGGTGCCAATCAGCCTTAG
- a CDS encoding ABC transporter ATP-binding protein: protein MKKRIGQLIALIKLYLNFSDMKRTFTLLKPFLYRQRKAYAGMLLLLFTDIFLTIAFAWFFGNMTDAAVRSDFNELRRLVPIGVSLVVLSIVSNFASILIETVTTNGLKKDLKNHLFHHMLRLPLGRVTSQRSGEIMSHFTNDINSVDGVVGSSLIDLIRLPLIYVSVFIYLLNINWKLSLLSVSIAPLAVVAGAFFGLLLRNNSRMIHDMYGKINSLLTESLQGFQVIRSFTMEKLIYNKYASQNQKLYDLELANAKLSGWFNSGGQIVTSITYLVSLCLGAYYVTQNIITVGSLLTFVSLVNHLVNPLTGLAGQWAGFQWSVSALERVVDVLESPTESNTLSAYSSLNDEPTSICFSEVSFGYDENNRVFEEFSLHIPSGKMVAIVGPSGAGKSTLLNLLQGFYLPQKGKIYIGGKQTDEFTLSQLRSSIANVPQETFLFAGTIKENLRLALPNLSDEQIITATKKAEIYDFIASLPDGFETEIGERGIKLSGGQKQRMAIARAILKDAPILLLDEATSALDSETEYYVKIALESLMKDRTTIVIAHRLSTIQHADIIVVMDQGKVTQIGSHEELLNKEGLYKRLHDLQFFEKKEKIVALNA, encoded by the coding sequence ATGAAAAAGAGAATCGGTCAATTAATAGCATTAATTAAATTATATCTCAATTTCAGTGACATGAAGAGGACGTTCACCCTGCTTAAGCCATTTCTTTATCGTCAACGGAAAGCCTATGCAGGAATGCTGCTACTTCTATTTACAGATATTTTCTTGACCATTGCGTTTGCCTGGTTTTTTGGGAATATGACAGATGCAGCTGTTCGAAGTGATTTTAATGAATTGAGAAGACTGGTACCTATTGGGGTCTCCCTGGTCGTACTTAGTATCGTGTCAAACTTCGCTTCCATCTTGATTGAGACGGTTACGACCAATGGGCTAAAAAAGGACTTAAAAAATCATTTGTTTCACCATATGTTACGTCTTCCTTTGGGAAGAGTCACCTCTCAACGATCGGGGGAGATCATGTCCCACTTTACAAACGATATTAATAGCGTCGATGGGGTGGTGGGAAGCAGTTTAATCGACTTAATAAGACTTCCTCTTATATATGTTTCAGTATTCATTTATTTATTAAATATTAACTGGAAGCTTTCTTTATTAAGTGTTTCAATTGCTCCTTTAGCAGTCGTTGCAGGTGCTTTTTTTGGTCTGTTGTTACGAAATAACAGTCGGATGATTCATGACATGTATGGAAAAATCAACAGCTTATTAACTGAATCATTACAAGGCTTTCAAGTGATCCGTTCTTTTACAATGGAAAAGCTTATATATAATAAATACGCCTCTCAAAACCAGAAACTCTATGATTTGGAATTAGCGAATGCTAAATTAAGTGGCTGGTTCAATTCAGGGGGACAGATAGTCACCTCCATAACGTATCTAGTTAGTTTGTGTTTGGGTGCCTACTATGTGACACAAAACATCATTACAGTAGGTTCTTTGTTAACCTTTGTTAGCTTAGTGAATCATCTCGTTAACCCTTTAACAGGCCTTGCCGGACAATGGGCTGGATTTCAATGGTCCGTTTCTGCCTTGGAAAGGGTTGTTGATGTATTGGAATCGCCCACAGAGTCTAACACTCTTTCTGCTTACTCATCCCTAAATGATGAACCAACTTCCATCTGCTTTAGTGAAGTGTCATTTGGTTACGATGAAAATAACCGGGTATTTGAAGAATTCAGTTTACACATACCGTCTGGGAAAATGGTAGCCATCGTTGGACCAAGTGGTGCAGGAAAGAGTACACTCCTGAACCTATTACAAGGGTTTTACCTTCCTCAAAAAGGAAAGATATATATAGGGGGTAAGCAGACTGATGAGTTCACGTTATCTCAATTAAGAAGCTCTATCGCTAATGTGCCACAGGAAACTTTCCTGTTTGCGGGCACCATTAAAGAAAACTTACGATTGGCTTTACCTAATCTTTCAGACGAGCAAATTATAACGGCGACGAAAAAGGCGGAAATTTATGATTTTATCGCATCCCTTCCTGACGGTTTCGAAACAGAAATAGGAGAAAGAGGAATAAAGCTATCAGGTGGACAAAAACAGAGAATGGCCATTGCCAGGGCTATATTAAAAGATGCCCCGATTCTATTGCTTGATGAGGCTACGTCTGCTCTGGATAGTGAAACAGAATATTATGTGAAAATAGCTTTGGAATCATTAATGAAAGACCGTACTACGATTGTCATCGCTCATCGGTTATCAACCATTCAACATGCGGATATCATTGTTGTGATGGATCAAGGAAAGGTTACACAAATCGGCAGTCATGAAGAGCTCCTGAATAAGGAAGGTTTATATAAACGCCTTCATGATCTCCAATTCTTTGAAAAGAAAGAGAAAATTGTCGCTTTAAATGCCTAA
- a CDS encoding signal peptidase I, whose protein sequence is MLANQEAIHLISNVMKKHKWIDLPAQGTSMFPYIQDRDVCTFVTCSPAELQKGDTALYHTVQGKLVTHRFVKKQTINDDTFYMFKGDTNLGFDEPIRDQQVIGKLIYIKRRSKRISAGSVRCILWSKAILSLPYLSQWLRSYLNSRDTVRI, encoded by the coding sequence ATGCTGGCTAATCAAGAAGCGATTCATTTAATTTCCAATGTGATGAAGAAGCATAAATGGATCGACTTGCCTGCACAGGGTACCAGTATGTTTCCATATATTCAAGATAGGGATGTATGTACGTTTGTGACGTGTTCACCGGCAGAGCTGCAAAAAGGGGATACGGCTTTGTACCATACTGTGCAGGGGAAATTGGTTACACATCGCTTTGTGAAGAAACAGACAATCAACGATGATACATTTTATATGTTTAAAGGAGATACAAATCTAGGGTTTGACGAGCCTATAAGGGATCAACAGGTTATCGGGAAGCTCATCTACATAAAGAGAAGGAGTAAAAGGATTTCAGCAGGGAGCGTACGTTGTATTTTATGGAGTAAAGCAATCCTTTCGTTGCCTTATTTATCTCAATGGTTGAGAAGTTATCTTAACAGTAGGGATACGGTTAGAATTTAA
- a CDS encoding PqqD family protein yields MMTKFVKTKDYEASRFDDEWVILNTDQFTATKVNEVGGFCWGLLDDVQTVDSIAEEVKHHFKIVEDIESFKQDIDQFLRDLHHYGLVTYAG; encoded by the coding sequence ATGATGACTAAATTTGTGAAAACCAAGGATTATGAGGCTTCCCGATTCGATGATGAATGGGTCATTTTAAATACAGATCAGTTTACTGCCACCAAGGTCAATGAAGTGGGAGGATTTTGTTGGGGGCTGCTTGATGATGTTCAGACCGTTGATTCGATTGCGGAAGAAGTAAAGCATCATTTCAAGATAGTAGAAGATATAGAATCATTTAAGCAGGACATTGATCAGTTTTTAAGAGATCTTCATCACTATGGACTAGTAACATATGCTGGCTAA